tcacctgacagaagagaccagtacccaccccACTACCACCCCCTTTCAGggagttgtagggagcgataaggtctcccctcagcctccttttctccagactaaacaaccccagttcccccagccaCGCCTCATAAgtcttgtgctccaggcccctcaccagctttgttgcccttctctggacatgctccagcacctcaaggccTTTCCTGTagggaggggcccaaaactgaacacagtactcgaggtgcggcctcaccagtgccaagtacaggggaacaatcacttccctgctcctgctggccaacACTATTTCTAATAGAGGCCAGGATACtgttggccaccttggccacctgggcacaccgctggcacatattcagctggctgtcaaccagcacccccaggtctttttctgctgggcaatTTTCCAGCTACTTTTCCCTATGAAGGATTTGACTCTTGGATATCATGTGGCAAATGTAATTCTCATTAATAAGTGCCTAACATAGGGCATTATGACTTATTTCTACTCATGTGGCCGAGATAAAACATTTctcaaagaaagcagcagaaacatcATAAGTTTGTATAACTTAGAATTGGACTGTACTAAGTGGTTCTGGTTTTAGATGTATAGTATTGAAACTTCCAATTGAAAGTTAATTTTTGGtttgctgatatttttttaaaaaagatctctATATAGTCATGGGGAAAACTGCATGCCTATGGGTATTGAAACATACTCCAAAGCAGCTGTGATCATTTTTTAACTTAGTCAGATGATCATAACACTTCAAGCTTTGATTCAAGAGGACCATGCAAAATCCTATGTTCTGTTCTTGTGATTCAAACATTTAACTAGTGATCCATCACCAAACTGCAAGGTTAGGGTATAGAACATTGAGGGATATTTTAATCTTAGTTTGTTTCTTCTTAACCTTGCTCATCACTTCAAGTAAAAATGTAAAGTTTCTACTGAACTTCTGCCTTTCTATACATATTCATGACTGGACAGATAAGTAAAGCATGGGTTGCCCAATGAATCTCCCTTTGGGAAACAAATATGGACACATGACTAACCTTCCAGTCTGGGATCAATGATGCGGTTCCATCTAGTATCACTATTTCTAGTTAAGACAGTATAGAATTGTGGACCTGTGGCGATTAGTTACATGTATATTACAAGTCTCTTCTATTACATAATTAGGAATTCCACTGCATTATCAGTGAAATTGTGTCTATATTTTTAGGCTGTGATCCTACATGGACAAACTTGTTAACAAAGACCCCAAGAGCCATTGCCAAGGAAGGCGgttttaaagcagcagcagcagaattgcGTAAAATTGAAAATGTCTTTATAAAACAGTCCAAGCCTGGGGCTAAGGAGGACAACCCCCGCTGGGCACTGAGGCTGTACGACTGGTCCTTAGAGCACCAGGCTGCCCTCCGCAACGAGTTTCAGGCCATTGACCAAGGAGATGGGACAGTGGCTAAAGATGATTTTATATCAGTTATTCAGAAGCAGTGTGCCTTTGTGGACATTGAACAAATACAAACTATTGCTGAAATGCATGAAGGATCTCACCCTGAGGGAATCAACactgaagaattttttaaagGCTCTAAATACCTGCAGAAAAGCTGTCTTATAACGTCCTTTGGACcgaaagggaagaaggggaagaaaggaaagaaacgaAGAGGCAAAAGAGGCATCGCCATCCCTGTGCCGATCTGTGTTATCCCAAAGAGCGCATGTCCGCGTAGGGAAGATGGCTTCCCTGTGTACATGATTGAGGCTATTCAGAACATTGCTGAGAGCTACCTTTTTAACCGAGACCACCCATCTGCTCATCCTGTGCATGACGACCGTGCCTGGTATATAGATGAACCAAGGAAAATGTACATGAATATTAACTACCTTGTCAGAGCAGGAGACATTCTGTCTCTACAGAAAGCATTTGAGGAGGGTGTGCCAGTAGACGTAAAAGATAAGTATTACAAAACACCTTTGATGGCTGCATGTGCAAGTGGGAACATAGATGTTGTGCAGTATCTTCTGGAAAAGGGGTAAGATCATTTcagagatttgtttttaaattgctattttaGAAGGGCTTTGAAAAGCATAAATTTCCAGTAAACATTTGGATGCAACAGActatggtttgttttttatttacataaCATTTAGTATTAAATTTAGTTCCATAAGACCCTGAGTTACAGAGggttaatttattatttttcacattttagtaATGGAGAAATAGAACCCAAGAGGTTCTCCATGTGTGAAATTTTTGGTTTCTGGGCTGCATACATCTTGGTCAGATGCAGAGTACCTACACATCCAGTCTGTTGGAACTGCAGTTTGTTCATACCCATGTCTCAGATAGTGCCTCTTCAAAACTGAACTCTCAAAATCAGATAAATGGTTTTGGGGAAATCAGGCTCAAGTGACTTGCCTGAAATCATCAAAGCAATCCTGGACTTCCCTGTTCCACATGCCAGGGCCTTTGCATGCAAATGTTTTAAGGGGATAAGCTTTCTAAtcatttttctctgcagcctCAGTAGGCTGAGGCAGCAGGATTTATACCAGAAGCGTGTGCTGCTATTTAGTCTGTTCCTCACTTCAGAAGTGCTTCAGCAATTTTGTAGCCTACAGACACTCTTGTGAAAAATCTCAATGGtagcttaaaaatgaaagcaatttaagAAAGATTAAGTCATACTTGTGTAATAGCataatctcttcttttttattgtcAGACTGCTGTAGTCCTACAGCCATTCACATAAACgcttaaatgaacatttttcaaatatattcacATTAGCTTTGTTCTCTATCTGTAGCTAGAATTCATTTTAACATTCATTTCTCAGGATAAGTGGCTGTAGTCGTTGCTCCCGTTCCTGCAAAGACTTAACAGCACACGGATATTTACACACTCTGGTAATTACAAGGACATTCCTAGAGCATATGGAAAGCTGTGTAAATGTGTACATTCAAGTCTTCCAAAGATAAGGAAGGATGCAAGAGTTAGCAAATTAATCTCTACTGCTTTCTCCAAGCCTCACTAGACAGCACTGGAATCACATCTCGTCATATTTAACAGTTAGACCTAGAAATGGAAtaacttagtttaaaaaaaatagtacaaaTTTTGAGATTTTTGAATTGACAGAAATCAGGAAATGGAGAGGAAAGTTATCAGTACAGTGTTTAGCTTTGCATCTTTCAACAGTATGGACTTTCAGACACTTTCAGTTTGGCATGGGAGTTCAAATACTTTTTACAATATAACCTTTTCAGTATGGTATCACAAATCCATATcgaatagaaaacaaaacatttatcCAGAGTTATGGAAAATGTTGGGGTTTAAACATAAACTGGTGGTATCTACTTTCTATCTTGTTCCAGAAAGACTCAGAAGTAAAGTAAATTTGGGCTAAAGGCAAATTCAGTGCTTGATCAggagaaaatgctgaagaatttTTAAGTCAGTGCTGTGTTGTCCCTGTTCCCTTAGATCAGTTTGTTTCTGATAGAATGAAGTTAGCAAAAAGGATTCAGGGGCAGGCAGACTATCAGTACAGGCATGGAGGCTGGGTTGAGAGTGAAAGCGGAATAGCTGGACCCacttattttaatgagaaatataaaggaaattaaaactgcATACGAATAAACCATAGTGGCTAAGCAACTGAACAGTAACAAAGTTAAAACTGGTAGGCTGGGGGAATTTACTGTATTAACATCTCACCAAAGGCAGAAttctgaaaagattaaaaatttaaacaggaaaagaaaaacagataaatCTGTTCTTTTGATCGAGTTAAATATTAACCATCTGATCTGAAGAGCAAAAAAGCTATCCCTGGAAGCAGCTTCCTTCAtaatctttcttccttctccctccctccatgtcTTTTGGGAAGACACCAGCTCTTTGTCCCTAGAGTAAGTGGGACAGTGACCTCTAGGCTGTCTTAAATACACTGCAAAGTAGTTCACTCTGCTTGAATACTAGGGAATCCCCTCATGAGGTTTTGACCCCTTCTGAACCCGTGCATGGCACACGTGGGAGATGGCAGATCTGGGCATGGTCTGTGCTTTCTTCAAAGATATGAGGGAACcatatttcttcccttttaacaCCATCAAGGGGCTCTAGTGGCTCTTGTTCCCCAAGCCTTGCTTTTGCATCACCCCAGCCCAAAAGCTCCTGAGGCAGCCAGTTGCTAAAGGGCTGATGATGCTTTTCCCCTCAGCTTCATCTGAAGGCAGTGTATTGCAAATATCTCCCTCAAACTAGCCCTTGCATCCTCCAGAACATGCCAGTTTTAACCTGGGAGCAGAAATGGATCTAGTCCAGTGACACAGTGGCTGAAGAAGTTTTAAGTGCTCAGATTTTATGAGGTAGACCTTCTCTAACTAATTTGTAAATTGGACAGTAGGCAATTTTGTCATGGGTTTTAGAGCACCTGTTCTTGGCCCAGAAGCATTCTTTTTTCAATTCCTTAATCTGCTTCTTGCCATTCTCAGTGAAGCTGGAGCACAAACGCTGGCAGCATTTTACAGGACTTACCTGTTTGAATGCCTATTTTTCTCTGTACTTGTGAAAAACTCCATGTAGAAAACACTGTGTTGGCTTAGAGGGGGATATGATCACCACCCAGGCACACCCTTACAATTAATATATAGCTTGTCATGGAATATCAGATACTAAAATGGTTTCAGAGTAGCAGTAgcaatatgaaaatatttatttacattgacTATGCCATTGCAGCGAGCAGTTAATGTTGATTGTCCTTGGAGCTGTGGGTGTTACCACATCTAGTAGCTAGCTTCATCTGCCACGGCTCCTCTTAACTCTTTTGTAGGGCTGATGTAAACGCAACAGACAATTTCATGTGGACTCCTCTCCACCACGCTTGCTATAACGGACACATAGATGTTGCTGAACTGATAGTGAAGGCTGGAGCGGCAGTGGATGCACCTGCAATAGGCAATGCAACCCCACTAATGAGAGCCATTGAGATCTGCAGATTGGATATAGTCTGTTTTTTAATCAGTGCGGGTGCTGACATCCAAACAACAAACAGCAATGGTAAATATCAATGTCTCCCCAAAAGGAGAGGCCTGTTTCCTTAGGAGTAtacctgttttattaaaaaacctaAGCTCTTGGAACACTTTGAGAAGTGTTCTGAATTTATGATTGCTGTCAGGATCAGGATGAAGGTAAGAGTTAGGTTCAATTAGTTTTCTACAGTATGGAGTCACTATTCTAAGAACTCAGCTTTCCTGGGGTTTATGCATCTAGAAAATAAAGTAACATGATTAATTACATGATTAAGGAGGCTATTGCCCCTCACAGGATAAATACAGAGTTATAAGtgtctttaatgaaaaaaaattctagctaCCTACAAATATTATTTAATGGAAAATTAGATTTTAGTTGTGGCCAGTGTGTACTCTGCTACCATTTAAATCCCTTATTTTTATGTACAGGCagcactggttaaaaaaaaatttcttgctgcTTAGCACATAAATATTactcactaagaaaaaaaaaaagattaacagaaaaacaaatctgaaCTGATATTGAAGTGTTACTTCCTTGCAGCAGATCCCTCATTCAGTATTATTTCCTCTATATTCAGAGTAATTTAAATAGTTGACATTTATCACATTTTAAGCCCTTGCTGTAACATAGGAAGCAATATTGCTGTGTAACAAGACTTTCCTTCCCAAAATACCTTACAGGTGAAACCCTGCTTGTAGAAGGGATATGTATTCTCCATTTCTGTTGCCACGTGAAGTTCCAATTCACACAGCAGTTTAGTCTTGCAACTACTTTACAGCCACAGGGTCTCATCTTGTAAGATCGAGGGGAGTTTTTCCTTTCTTAGGCACTGAAGGTGTTCATCACTATTTAACCATGGGGCTTTCCCTTGATTCCTTGCCAGCCACAGagcaggcactggaagaggtAGATACCTACAATAACTTGCCCTACATTCCTAACCTTGTACTATGCTGGCCATCTCCTAGTGCTAAATGCTTGCAGCTCTCAAAGATCAAAATTACAACCTGCATGACCAGTATATTAAGCTGCAAATGTCAGGACATTAAGAGCAAAGCAGCCACTCCAAGAATTCCTGCAATATTTGGTGTCAAGGCTTGTTTCTGCAAGCAGTGCTGATGACTGCCAGTTGTCACACCAATGTCAGCCACACTGCTGGCACACTGAATGGTTAATAAAAGAGAGGCCTAATTAAATTCAGTTGACTGTAGTGTCATTGTCCAGTTGCAATAACAATTGCCATTTTCATGGCTTATAAaggtatttgtttttttaattacaggaaGGAATGCTCTTGATATTGCTAAAGTATTTGCAGATTCTAGAATAATTGATCTGCTccaaaataaactggaaaatttGCCAaaatcaccagaaaaaaaagcagaaaaagaaaaagttgtgaaGCCAAAGTCACCTTCTACACTGATGCCTGTAGAGGTACAAGCCATGAAAAAAGAGGTATGAGAGATGCTAACAAGAGATTGACTTGCAAATAGTTAGTAGAGTGCTTGcttctttcatttatttgccATCCATGTCTCTTTACAGCTATAAATCAGGCAGTTTTGTTAAAGTGAGTCTTTTCAGAAGCCAGTACTAGTACTTGTTCATCGGATGAAATTTTAGCTTGTTAATTATATGAACTTCATGTCTTCCCCGGTCCCACTTAAGAATTATGTCCTATATCCCTGACAGGgcacaggaaaatatttcctcCTCTTAGCGTCCAAGGAGAGTTATCCTCTACCTTTTAAAAGGTTTCCCCTCACAATTTTtggttataaaaaaaaccccgcaAACAACCAGCTTTAATAAAAACAGAttctgaacagaaaaagaaaaacacactgaCAGTAAATAGATAGGAAAAGAAGTATCAGAaagtgcaggatgtgtgccttgcTTCTGAATGTGATATATTTGTATACCTGATAACGTCTTCTCTTTCAGACTTCACAGGTATCTCTGCCAGCTGTAGAAAAATCCATTCTTGAAAAGACAACACATTCTCTTAAGGACAGTGTTATTTATCTGAACTCTTTGATAACCAGTGGTGCTACCAAGAAAGATGACATCGCATTTAAACCCAGAAAAGTACGTACAGTAGTAAAACATGAGCTCAGTGTCACGTTCATTTAAAGCTAGATCTTGCTGTAGATCAAAAACCAGAACAATCTGATGAAATGACTTCACAATTCAACTAGCTTATAGATGATGTGACACAGGCTAGAGAGATTGCCACAAAACAACAGTAAAGAGctcatatatatgtgtatatgtattatatatagtatatacacatatatttatataaaacaaattGTCATGGAAATCAAGTTCTCATCAGGTTTTAAAATAGGATTAAAGTGGACCTGCAGCAAAATACAAATGCAACTATGTTGATGGTATGGATTTTTACATTCTCACAGTTAAAGGAGTCCTTGTGCACGGGACCAGCACCAACTTCTAACTTGCCTTCTCAGTTAGTTATCACATGATTACTTACGTCAGTGGCAGTTACTGAACTAAATGTATCACAGTACACTAAATATCTACTTTCTAGAGTTAGAATACtggaaatacaatttttgtaTTAGGGACTTGTTAATACTCATTCACAAataactgagaaacagaaaaagattatcacagagaagtaattttttaatttttttttttcttcttaaaaaggaaaagaaaaccattgCTGACAGGGAAGTTTTATTTGGAGTTTGTTTACCATTTCCCTAACCCTGATTTGTGCTAGTTTCTGCCGTGGTCTCAGGGGAATAAGGCTACATTGCCAGTGACTCTACAGCTAATTACTATTTTCCACTCTGAGGATCTTGGGCCCGAGTCACTCATTCTAAACAATCAGCTTTGGATCTTCTTTCCCACATTATCCCTAATCTGAGCCCATGGCATGTTATAGATTGGAAGCGACAATAAGAGAATGCTCTGCTTATATGTACATAAATCATTGTGGTATCTTCCACTGGGAGGCTGCACTAGTGTTTGTCTGTGTCTCAGGATGGAAAGGAGTGCTAGAACATAGCTGTGTTTGGCTAACAGTATCTTCTTAATGCTTCAGTTGTGGAAGTCATGTCCAAATTAACTTCAAATACCTTTGTTTTGTAGATTTGGGCCCCTGAAGCTGCAATAGAGGCGCTAATAAGAAAGCAAGAATTGCTCCGTGAACGCTTTACTCTTGATGACCACTCAGAAAGCTTCACGAGCCCCTTTAATAGAAAAGTTACGGAATAAGACCACCAGCTGGAAGAAGCTACTTCAGCACATATTTTGAGGGGACAAAGATCAAAAAGGCTACTTCTCTGTAAGGAAGGAATCATGCAGTGCTCGGTAAATGTAACTCagttgtgacaaaaaaaaaaaaaaaagtagcaagcTTTTCCTCTGTAGATTATGTTGCTTACACACAATCTTTTGTTATGGACTTTGTCTGGAAAAAGTTTTCCAAGTCTTGGTGCTGGCTCAGTGTGCTTCATGGATTGGCTGCTGTTGTGACACATACATCCTTTGTCTTTGGAAAGGTATGGTTTTATGAGGCTATTTTTCACCCCAGCAAAAAACTTCTTCCTGGAAGATATGTTACCCTTTCTACTAAAAGGGtgttaaatataaagaaattaagataGCATTCAGTAATTAAGACAAGAGAAAGTACAGAATTTACAACCAGGACTACTACTGTCTAGTGTACTGCTTTCACGTTCTGCCACACACTTGCAAGAGTGCACAAGCCTTTCTCCTCACTTACTGAGGATGTATTCTGCAACTGTGTTGTTGCAAAGTTGTTATCAAGACCTTCAGATATTTTAAGCAAACTTGGAAAACATTCAGAGATTTTGTGAGTGCAGGTTCTTGTATTAACAGCTTCATCCACAGCTAGTCCAAATCAGTGCTTGCCCCTACAACAGTGAAGTCAACAGATATTGCCCCTGCTATTTTAATGAGTTCTTTAGTCAGGAAGGATTTGGTGTCTTAGAATTAAATTGACCAGGCTGTGGTAATGAATAAAAGTTCATTTTAGGAAGTGTATAACGTCAAGATTCAGCATGGGTTCTGCTGAGGGACTCTGCTCCTCTGGAATCCTGTTGAGTATGTCTGCAAAATAGTTGGCAGCACAAAAGTGAGTCCAATTCGGAGCTTCAAAAAGGCAGTTACAGGTGAGAAGTTTTGGGTAAGCAGAGGCTGGAAATGCTGGGAGTGTTTAGCTTAGAGAGGAAATAAGTGGGAGGGAATGCCATAAAATATATCTAAAGCAGCAAAAATTGTGGAGAAGTGAATTGAAACCTATCTGTTTTTTCACAGGATACAAGAACACTcagactacaggaaaaaaatccacaaaaaaccAGCACACATTAAATACTGTACAATGTGTAAATAGCCTGTGGAACCCTCTAGCCCAATTATCCTTGGaaacttaaagaaatatttacatagATTGTGAGAAGAGTCTAGTTAACTAACACATAAGGGATAAAAATCCCTTGTGTTTCAGGACCTCAGCTAATTACTGTTGGCATATGATAGTTTTCTAGCAATGCAGTTCACTTCCTGATTGTCCACTGTGGTGATGTGTGTGTCCCTTAGGAGAGAAGATGACACTAGCCTAGACAGACACTGTAAATTAGATCAGCTTCTGGTTTGATAGTACCCAttcttcaaatttattttaatgttgtgAGACTTCAAGAGCTGTCTGGCTCCAGAGTACAGCtacttttgaaaatttgttttcaaacatattcttttttttttttttaactgcaagtcTTGAACTCTGGAATCTGAGCTTCAGACTGGGTTCTTTCCTTCTAGTTCATCATTTCTTGTAATGAGAACCAAGTTTTGCCCATGCTGATGTGTGTGATACAGCATTTCCATGCCTGGATTTGCCTAGGTATGAAGAGAGCAAGAGTAGAAGATTGTTGGGGAAAGCCTGCATGGTCACATTCTTAAAGACACCACCACTGCCTGCATAACGCTGCATGCAGTGATCCCTTTATAACTCTAGCTGCACATCTAAATGCAAATGTGATATTTAGTAGAAACCAAGACAAATGCAAAGTAGATATATCTAGTGAGATATAACTTTAAGATACCACTACTGAACGTATTGTTTGTATGAATGTGGTTGTGCATGAGTAGTTTATGACAAGTTGCTTAGATTGAGAAAATATCCTGATATGTTTAGCATTTTAATAGTTCCGTATAAAGAAAGACTTTACAGGCAAGTGAGATACCACTTCAAATATCAGCTGTCTTGGAATTCTTAATATCAGCATATCATCTTTGCCTGTCAGCATAAAACTTCTGCTGGCTGCAGATGAttgtaaataacaaaaataacagtGTTAAAGTTAGTCATAGAAGGCAGTGCAGGCAAGGAGCAGGAAACCCATGAACAATTGTAAGTAAAACTGCACCCCTAAAAGGAGAGGCATGGGGTCAATTTGCTAAACAGTAGCCATCAGAATAAAATCAAGCAGCACTGTCAGAAACTCCTAACTTATCCTGTTACACAAAACTGTGTTTCTGGCAGAGTTATATCATGGGGATTAGCTAGGCGAGTTCTCCACTGTTAGAGCCAGTTGCTCAGCTCTCCTCTCTGGAAGTACCACAGACGTACTTCTTGCTTGGGTAAATACCGCCACGTTAAAATGTGGACCATTTTCTGCTGGCTGTGTTCATTAGGGTAACTGTAACCAAATTGACAAGAACTTGAATGCAAAGGGAACAAGTTAACCTGGCCAGCAGAAGGGGCTGTCTCCTGTATCAGTTTGGATCACATTTTAGAATTAGGGTTGTTGGCAAGTAACCTCTGAAGAGGTTTTTCAGAAAAGAGTGCACTGAGAGGGGGCCATTTTCTGTTCCCCTA
This genomic window from Accipiter gentilis chromosome 5, bAccGen1.1, whole genome shotgun sequence contains:
- the ANKEF1 gene encoding ankyrin repeat and EF-hand domain-containing protein 1, whose amino-acid sequence is MQCASAFSTRAADSPVASQSCCCPCNSLCQCHLHSCPFAVSLLWTLAGTRTSVMAEITSLKEAIFYYSRMLPVDNRLLNLQIYKLLQCIHQKDKKQIEKLVQNGFPNLINFTEPMEGYSALHLACIKNDTDMCSFLLEQGAHPDVQDKMGHTPAMKAAELGHEMVLDLLAKAKADMTAVDNEGKGVLFYCILPTRRHHHCTQIALDYGADVNNCTTDGKPVFLQACEQAHDIKEICLNFLERGANPNARNPATGRTALMEAAREGVLELVRGLLERGVNVNLLDLERHSAAHFAAKGGFFEILRIISAYNGDLGLVAMNGNTPLHYAAEGGFTNCCKFIGQRGCDPTWTNLLTKTPRAIAKEGGFKAAAAELRKIENVFIKQSKPGAKEDNPRWALRLYDWSLEHQAALRNEFQAIDQGDGTVAKDDFISVIQKQCAFVDIEQIQTIAEMHEGSHPEGINTEEFFKGSKYLQKSCLITSFGPKGKKGKKGKKRRGKRGIAIPVPICVIPKSACPRREDGFPVYMIEAIQNIAESYLFNRDHPSAHPVHDDRAWYIDEPRKMYMNINYLVRAGDILSLQKAFEEGVPVDVKDKYYKTPLMAACASGNIDVVQYLLEKGADVNATDNFMWTPLHHACYNGHIDVAELIVKAGAAVDAPAIGNATPLMRAIEICRLDIVCFLISAGADIQTTNSNGRNALDIAKVFADSRIIDLLQNKLENLPKSPEKKAEKEKVVKPKSPSTLMPVEVQAMKKETSQVSLPAVEKSILEKTTHSLKDSVIYLNSLITSGATKKDDIAFKPRKIWAPEAAIEALIRKQELLRERFTLDDHSESFTSPFNRKVTE